A single region of the Serinus canaria isolate serCan28SL12 chromosome 1, serCan2020, whole genome shotgun sequence genome encodes:
- the TSC22D1 gene encoding TSC22 domain family protein 1 isoform X1 → MHQPDSAADISARKMAHPAMFPRRGSSSSSGSSCVTAPTAPGTGVGSAALSAEDYQPPLLVQPPPPSPAAASTAGPQPTPPHPQSLNLLSQSQLQPQPLAQTGAQMKKKSGFQITSVTPAQISASMSSNNSIAEDTESYDDLDESHTEDLSSSEILDVSLSRATDMGEPERSSSEETLNNFQEAETPGAVSPNQPHLPQQHAPLPHHPQQSVVINGSVHPHHVHHHHHLHHHHHGHHHPSHPGVGNAPLSGGPPPSPSFRKLSTTGSSDNVISTAPVSAASSTGSPASAVSNIRTTSSPGNLGISPAAGTSTLSNIGAGSSSVASNVLGTINLSNIMSTGNVNALSGTSSNANVNILSGVGNGTSASSSVINNVTNPTAGMAVGSSQQQPASGTSRFRVVKLDSSSEPFKKGRWTCTEFYDKENTVAVSEGVAVNKAVETIKQNPLEVTSERESTSGSSVSSNVSTLSHYTESVGSGEMGAPTVVQQQAFQGVGPQQMDFSSAAPPAIPASSIPQSVSQSQLAQVQLHSQEVNYPQQKPGVQPPAQASLTTVTGVQPAPVNILGVSPSLGHQQPALQSMAQQQLPYSQPAQPVQTLPVVQQQLQYGQQQQQQPVPTQMAAGHVKAVNQNSVTGAMPDYIQHQQILQTPAPAMQPSSTGVGAGQPVPVAQAQGMQPSVQAHPAAAPAQPVAHAPAAIPGVAASGQMLNVGQQGSVAAVVQPPSAANQIPPPVMPSTAAPPSSQVVQPVQTGIMQQGLQASAAGLPQQMVIAQQNTLLPQAQGVESVVQGMTGQQLPAVSPIPSASTVPAPSQAGSAVPPGIPSASVGLGQPQNIAQASAVQNGSLAQSVSQPPLISTSIGMPVAQSVPQQMPLSSTQFPAQSLAQSIVSQIEDGRRPTEPSLAGLPQAASVESGGGASAASDGGSSSMPSSASLFPLKVLPLTTPLVDGEDESSSGASVVAIDNKIEQAMDLVKSHLMYAVREEVEVLKEQIKELIEKNSQLEQENTLLKTLASPEQLAQFQAQLQTGSPPSSSQSQGTAQQPAQPASQGSGPSA, encoded by the coding sequence ATGCACCAGCCTGACTCAGCCGCAGACATTAGTGCTAGGAAGATGGCGCACCCGGCGATGTTTCCTAGAAGgggcagcagcagtagcagcgGCAGCAGCTGCGTTACTGCTCCCACTGCACCAGGTACCGGCGTTGGGAGCGCTGCCCTCTCCGCTGAGGATTATCAGCCGCCTTTGCTGGTCCAGCCGCCgcctccatctcctgcagcagcttcaaCAGCGGGTCCACAGCCGACACCCCCTCATCCACAAAGCTTGAACCTCCTCTCACAGTctcagctccagccacagccccttGCACAGACTGGAGctcaaatgaaaaagaaaagtggctTTCAGATTACCAGTGTGACCCCTGCTCAAATATCAGCTAGTATGAGCTCTAATAACAGCATAGCTGAGGATACAGAAAGCTATGATGACCTGGATGAGTCTCACACTGAAGACCTGTCATCTTCAGAAATCTTGGATGTGTCTTTATCCAGAGCCACTGATATGGGAGAACCTGAGAGGAGTTCTTCTGAAGAGACTCTAAATAACTTCCAAGAGGCAGAGACTCCTGGGGCTGTTTCTCCAAACCAGCCTCATCTTCCTCAGCAGCATGCTCCTCTGCCTCATCACCCACAGCAGAGTGTTGTGATCAATGGAAGTGTTCATCCCCATCATGTTCATCATCACCACCATCTTCACCACCACCATCATGGACACCATCATCCATCCCATCCTGGGGTGGGTAATGCCCCACTTTCTGGAGGACCACCGCCCAGTCCATCGTTTAGAAAACTCTCAACAACTGGAAGCTCTGACAATGTTATATCAACTGCACCAGTTTCTGCTGCATCATCCACTGGTTCCCCAGCATCTGCCGTGTCTAATATCCGCACTACAAGTAGTCCTGGCAATTTAGGTATAAGTCCTGCTGCTGGAACTAGTACCTTAAGTAATATTGGTGCTGGTAGTTCTAGTGTGGCAAGCAATGTGCTTGGTACTATAAATTTAAGCAACATCATGAGTACTGGTAATGTAAATGCTTTGTCTGGAACTAGCAGCAATGCTAATGTGAATATCTTGAGTGGTGTTGGCAATGGTACGAGTGCTTCCTCTAGTGTCATTAACAATGTTACTAATCCAACTGCAGGAATGGCAGTGGGAtcaagccagcagcagcctgcatcTGGCACGTCAAGGTTTAGGGTTGTAAAATTAGATTCTAGTTCTGAACCTTTCAAAAAAGGTAGATGGACTTGCACTGAATTCTATGATAAAGAAAACACTGTTGCAGTTTCGGAGGGAGTAGCAGTAAACAAAGCAGTAGAGACGATAAAACAAAACCCGCTTGAAGTGACTTCTGAAAGGGAGAGCACCAGTGGGAGTTCTGTTAGCAGCAATGTAAGCACACTGAGTCACTATACAGAAAGTGTGGGAAGTGGAGAAATGGGAGCACCTACTGTGGTACAGCAGCAAGCATTTCAAGGTGTGGGTCCGCAGCAGATGGATTttagcagtgctgctcctccagcaaTTCCAGCATCTAGTATACCACAGAGTGTTTCTCAATCACAGCTTGCACAAGTCCAGCTGCATTCTCAAGAAGTAAACTATCCACAGCAGAAGCCAGGGGTCCAACCTCCTGCACAGGCCAGTCTAACCACTGTTACTGGGGTTCAGCCAGCCCCAGTTAATATACTAGGTGTATCCCCATCTCTGGGCCACCAGCAACCTGCCCTTCAGAGTATGGCTCAACAGCAGCTGCCGTATTCGCAGCCGGCGCAGCCTGTGCAGACTTTGCCAGTGGTGCAGCAGCAGTTGCAGTAcggacagcagcagcaacagcagccagTTCCTACGCAGATGGCCGCGGGTCACGTTAAGGCGGTGAACCAAAACTCTGTCACAGGAGCTATGCCAGACTACATTCAACATCAGCAGATCCTTCAgactccagcccctgccatgcaGCCAAGTTCTACAGGAGTAGGAGCTGGGCAACCGGTTCCTGTTGCCCAGGCACAGGGCATGCAGCCTTCAGTGCAAGcacatccagctgctgccccagctcagcctgttGCACATGCTCCAGCAGCAATACCAGGTGTAGCTGCCAGTGGTCAAATGCTAAATGTTGGGCAGCAAGGAAGTGTAGCTGCTGTGGTGCAACCACCATCTGCTGCAAACCAAATTCCACCTCCAGTTATGCCATCAACGGCTGCTCCTCCATCTTCCCAAGTAGTGCAGCCTGTGCAGACAGGAATAATGCAGCAAGGATTACAGGCTAGCGCTGCAGGCCTTCCTCAGCAAATGGTCATTGCTCAGCAAAACACCTTGTTACCACAGGCACAAGGAGTGGAATCTGTAGTCCAAGGGATGactggccagcagctgcctgcgGTAAGCCCTATACCCTCTGCTAGTACTGTTCCTGCTCCAAGTCAAGCTGGTTCAGCTGTGCCTCCTGGCATACCTTCTGCTTCTGTAGGTTTGGGACAGCCACAGAATATAGCACAGGCTTCGGCTGTGCAGAATGGCAGCTTGGCTCAAAGTGTTAGTCAGCCTCCCTTGATATCAACAAGTATAGGTATGCCAGTGGCACAGAGTGTGCCACAGCAGATGCCATTAAGTTCTACCCAGTTCCCTGCACAATCACTAGCTCAGTCCATTGTAAGCCAAATCGAAGATGGCAGACGCCCTACAGAACCTTCCTTGGCGGGTTTACCTCAAGCTGCCAGCGTTGAGAGTGGTGGTGGAGCATCGGCCGCTTCAGATGGCGGTAGCAGCAGCATGCCGTCCTCGGCGTCCCTCTTCCCGCTGAAGGTGCTGCCCTTGACAACGCCTCTTGTAGATGGTGAGGATGAGAG
- the TSC22D1 gene encoding TSC22 domain family protein 1 isoform X2, translating to MAHPAMFPRRGSSSSSGSSCVTAPTAPGTGVGSAALSAEDYQPPLLVQPPPPSPAAASTAGPQPTPPHPQSLNLLSQSQLQPQPLAQTGAQMKKKSGFQITSVTPAQISASMSSNNSIAEDTESYDDLDESHTEDLSSSEILDVSLSRATDMGEPERSSSEETLNNFQEAETPGAVSPNQPHLPQQHAPLPHHPQQSVVINGSVHPHHVHHHHHLHHHHHGHHHPSHPGVGNAPLSGGPPPSPSFRKLSTTGSSDNVISTAPVSAASSTGSPASAVSNIRTTSSPGNLGISPAAGTSTLSNIGAGSSSVASNVLGTINLSNIMSTGNVNALSGTSSNANVNILSGVGNGTSASSSVINNVTNPTAGMAVGSSQQQPASGTSRFRVVKLDSSSEPFKKGRWTCTEFYDKENTVAVSEGVAVNKAVETIKQNPLEVTSERESTSGSSVSSNVSTLSHYTESVGSGEMGAPTVVQQQAFQGVGPQQMDFSSAAPPAIPASSIPQSVSQSQLAQVQLHSQEVNYPQQKPGVQPPAQASLTTVTGVQPAPVNILGVSPSLGHQQPALQSMAQQQLPYSQPAQPVQTLPVVQQQLQYGQQQQQQPVPTQMAAGHVKAVNQNSVTGAMPDYIQHQQILQTPAPAMQPSSTGVGAGQPVPVAQAQGMQPSVQAHPAAAPAQPVAHAPAAIPGVAASGQMLNVGQQGSVAAVVQPPSAANQIPPPVMPSTAAPPSSQVVQPVQTGIMQQGLQASAAGLPQQMVIAQQNTLLPQAQGVESVVQGMTGQQLPAVSPIPSASTVPAPSQAGSAVPPGIPSASVGLGQPQNIAQASAVQNGSLAQSVSQPPLISTSIGMPVAQSVPQQMPLSSTQFPAQSLAQSIVSQIEDGRRPTEPSLAGLPQAASVESGGGASAASDGGSSSMPSSASLFPLKVLPLTTPLVDGEDESSSGASVVAIDNKIEQAMDLVKSHLMYAVREEVEVLKEQIKELIEKNSQLEQENTLLKTLASPEQLAQFQAQLQTGSPPSSSQSQGTAQQPAQPASQGSGPSA from the coding sequence ATGGCGCACCCGGCGATGTTTCCTAGAAGgggcagcagcagtagcagcgGCAGCAGCTGCGTTACTGCTCCCACTGCACCAGGTACCGGCGTTGGGAGCGCTGCCCTCTCCGCTGAGGATTATCAGCCGCCTTTGCTGGTCCAGCCGCCgcctccatctcctgcagcagcttcaaCAGCGGGTCCACAGCCGACACCCCCTCATCCACAAAGCTTGAACCTCCTCTCACAGTctcagctccagccacagccccttGCACAGACTGGAGctcaaatgaaaaagaaaagtggctTTCAGATTACCAGTGTGACCCCTGCTCAAATATCAGCTAGTATGAGCTCTAATAACAGCATAGCTGAGGATACAGAAAGCTATGATGACCTGGATGAGTCTCACACTGAAGACCTGTCATCTTCAGAAATCTTGGATGTGTCTTTATCCAGAGCCACTGATATGGGAGAACCTGAGAGGAGTTCTTCTGAAGAGACTCTAAATAACTTCCAAGAGGCAGAGACTCCTGGGGCTGTTTCTCCAAACCAGCCTCATCTTCCTCAGCAGCATGCTCCTCTGCCTCATCACCCACAGCAGAGTGTTGTGATCAATGGAAGTGTTCATCCCCATCATGTTCATCATCACCACCATCTTCACCACCACCATCATGGACACCATCATCCATCCCATCCTGGGGTGGGTAATGCCCCACTTTCTGGAGGACCACCGCCCAGTCCATCGTTTAGAAAACTCTCAACAACTGGAAGCTCTGACAATGTTATATCAACTGCACCAGTTTCTGCTGCATCATCCACTGGTTCCCCAGCATCTGCCGTGTCTAATATCCGCACTACAAGTAGTCCTGGCAATTTAGGTATAAGTCCTGCTGCTGGAACTAGTACCTTAAGTAATATTGGTGCTGGTAGTTCTAGTGTGGCAAGCAATGTGCTTGGTACTATAAATTTAAGCAACATCATGAGTACTGGTAATGTAAATGCTTTGTCTGGAACTAGCAGCAATGCTAATGTGAATATCTTGAGTGGTGTTGGCAATGGTACGAGTGCTTCCTCTAGTGTCATTAACAATGTTACTAATCCAACTGCAGGAATGGCAGTGGGAtcaagccagcagcagcctgcatcTGGCACGTCAAGGTTTAGGGTTGTAAAATTAGATTCTAGTTCTGAACCTTTCAAAAAAGGTAGATGGACTTGCACTGAATTCTATGATAAAGAAAACACTGTTGCAGTTTCGGAGGGAGTAGCAGTAAACAAAGCAGTAGAGACGATAAAACAAAACCCGCTTGAAGTGACTTCTGAAAGGGAGAGCACCAGTGGGAGTTCTGTTAGCAGCAATGTAAGCACACTGAGTCACTATACAGAAAGTGTGGGAAGTGGAGAAATGGGAGCACCTACTGTGGTACAGCAGCAAGCATTTCAAGGTGTGGGTCCGCAGCAGATGGATTttagcagtgctgctcctccagcaaTTCCAGCATCTAGTATACCACAGAGTGTTTCTCAATCACAGCTTGCACAAGTCCAGCTGCATTCTCAAGAAGTAAACTATCCACAGCAGAAGCCAGGGGTCCAACCTCCTGCACAGGCCAGTCTAACCACTGTTACTGGGGTTCAGCCAGCCCCAGTTAATATACTAGGTGTATCCCCATCTCTGGGCCACCAGCAACCTGCCCTTCAGAGTATGGCTCAACAGCAGCTGCCGTATTCGCAGCCGGCGCAGCCTGTGCAGACTTTGCCAGTGGTGCAGCAGCAGTTGCAGTAcggacagcagcagcaacagcagccagTTCCTACGCAGATGGCCGCGGGTCACGTTAAGGCGGTGAACCAAAACTCTGTCACAGGAGCTATGCCAGACTACATTCAACATCAGCAGATCCTTCAgactccagcccctgccatgcaGCCAAGTTCTACAGGAGTAGGAGCTGGGCAACCGGTTCCTGTTGCCCAGGCACAGGGCATGCAGCCTTCAGTGCAAGcacatccagctgctgccccagctcagcctgttGCACATGCTCCAGCAGCAATACCAGGTGTAGCTGCCAGTGGTCAAATGCTAAATGTTGGGCAGCAAGGAAGTGTAGCTGCTGTGGTGCAACCACCATCTGCTGCAAACCAAATTCCACCTCCAGTTATGCCATCAACGGCTGCTCCTCCATCTTCCCAAGTAGTGCAGCCTGTGCAGACAGGAATAATGCAGCAAGGATTACAGGCTAGCGCTGCAGGCCTTCCTCAGCAAATGGTCATTGCTCAGCAAAACACCTTGTTACCACAGGCACAAGGAGTGGAATCTGTAGTCCAAGGGATGactggccagcagctgcctgcgGTAAGCCCTATACCCTCTGCTAGTACTGTTCCTGCTCCAAGTCAAGCTGGTTCAGCTGTGCCTCCTGGCATACCTTCTGCTTCTGTAGGTTTGGGACAGCCACAGAATATAGCACAGGCTTCGGCTGTGCAGAATGGCAGCTTGGCTCAAAGTGTTAGTCAGCCTCCCTTGATATCAACAAGTATAGGTATGCCAGTGGCACAGAGTGTGCCACAGCAGATGCCATTAAGTTCTACCCAGTTCCCTGCACAATCACTAGCTCAGTCCATTGTAAGCCAAATCGAAGATGGCAGACGCCCTACAGAACCTTCCTTGGCGGGTTTACCTCAAGCTGCCAGCGTTGAGAGTGGTGGTGGAGCATCGGCCGCTTCAGATGGCGGTAGCAGCAGCATGCCGTCCTCGGCGTCCCTCTTCCCGCTGAAGGTGCTGCCCTTGACAACGCCTCTTGTAGATGGTGAGGATGAGAG
- the TSC22D1 gene encoding TSC22 domain family protein 1 isoform X3 has protein sequence MAHPAMFPRRGSSSSSGSSCVTAPTAPGTGVGSAALSAEDYQPPLLVQPPPPSPAAASTAGPQPTPPHPQSLNLLSQSQLQPQPLAQTGAQMKKKSGFQITSVTPAQISASMSSNNSIAEDTESYDDLDESHTEDLSSSEILDVSLSRATDMGEPERSSSEETLNNFQEAETPGAVSPNQPHLPQQHAPLPHHPQQSVVINGSVHPHHVHHHHHLHHHHHGHHHPSHPGVGNAPLSGGPPPSPSFRKLSTTGSSDNVISTAPVSAASSTGSPASAVSNIRTTSSPGNLGISPAAGTSTLSNIGAGSSSVASNVLGTINLSNIMSTGNVNALSGTSSNANVNILSGVGNGTSASSSVINNVTNPTAGMAVGSSQQQPASGTSRFRVVKLDSSSEPFKKGRWTCTEFYDKENTVAVSEGVAVNKAVETIKQNPLEVTSERESTSGSSVSSNVSTLSHYTESVGSGEMGAPTVVQQQAFQGVGPQQMDFSSAAPPAIPASSIPQSVSQSQLAQVQLHSQEVNYPQQKPGVQPPAQASLTTVTGVQPAPVNILGVSPSLGHQQPALQSMAQQQLPYSQPAQPVQTLPVVQQQLQYGQQQQQQPVPTQMAAGHVKAVNQNSVTGAMPDYIQHQQILQTPAPAMQPSSTGVGAGQPVPVAQAQGMQPSVQAHPAAAPAQPVAHAPAAIPGVAASGQMLNVGQQGSVAAVVQPPSAANQIPPPVMPSTAAPPSSQVVQPVQTGIMQQGLQASAAGLPQQMVIAQQNTLLPQAQGVESVVQGMTGQQLPAVSPIPSASTVPAPSQAGSAVPPGIPSASVGLGQPQNIAQASAVQNGSLAQSVSQPPLISTSIGMPVAQSVPQQMPLSSTQFPAQSLAQSIVSQIEDGRRPTEPSLAGLPQAASVESGGGASAASDGGSSSMPSSASLFPLKVLPLTTPLVDGEDESFVCCMDFEKNWRLHGS, from the coding sequence ATGGCGCACCCGGCGATGTTTCCTAGAAGgggcagcagcagtagcagcgGCAGCAGCTGCGTTACTGCTCCCACTGCACCAGGTACCGGCGTTGGGAGCGCTGCCCTCTCCGCTGAGGATTATCAGCCGCCTTTGCTGGTCCAGCCGCCgcctccatctcctgcagcagcttcaaCAGCGGGTCCACAGCCGACACCCCCTCATCCACAAAGCTTGAACCTCCTCTCACAGTctcagctccagccacagccccttGCACAGACTGGAGctcaaatgaaaaagaaaagtggctTTCAGATTACCAGTGTGACCCCTGCTCAAATATCAGCTAGTATGAGCTCTAATAACAGCATAGCTGAGGATACAGAAAGCTATGATGACCTGGATGAGTCTCACACTGAAGACCTGTCATCTTCAGAAATCTTGGATGTGTCTTTATCCAGAGCCACTGATATGGGAGAACCTGAGAGGAGTTCTTCTGAAGAGACTCTAAATAACTTCCAAGAGGCAGAGACTCCTGGGGCTGTTTCTCCAAACCAGCCTCATCTTCCTCAGCAGCATGCTCCTCTGCCTCATCACCCACAGCAGAGTGTTGTGATCAATGGAAGTGTTCATCCCCATCATGTTCATCATCACCACCATCTTCACCACCACCATCATGGACACCATCATCCATCCCATCCTGGGGTGGGTAATGCCCCACTTTCTGGAGGACCACCGCCCAGTCCATCGTTTAGAAAACTCTCAACAACTGGAAGCTCTGACAATGTTATATCAACTGCACCAGTTTCTGCTGCATCATCCACTGGTTCCCCAGCATCTGCCGTGTCTAATATCCGCACTACAAGTAGTCCTGGCAATTTAGGTATAAGTCCTGCTGCTGGAACTAGTACCTTAAGTAATATTGGTGCTGGTAGTTCTAGTGTGGCAAGCAATGTGCTTGGTACTATAAATTTAAGCAACATCATGAGTACTGGTAATGTAAATGCTTTGTCTGGAACTAGCAGCAATGCTAATGTGAATATCTTGAGTGGTGTTGGCAATGGTACGAGTGCTTCCTCTAGTGTCATTAACAATGTTACTAATCCAACTGCAGGAATGGCAGTGGGAtcaagccagcagcagcctgcatcTGGCACGTCAAGGTTTAGGGTTGTAAAATTAGATTCTAGTTCTGAACCTTTCAAAAAAGGTAGATGGACTTGCACTGAATTCTATGATAAAGAAAACACTGTTGCAGTTTCGGAGGGAGTAGCAGTAAACAAAGCAGTAGAGACGATAAAACAAAACCCGCTTGAAGTGACTTCTGAAAGGGAGAGCACCAGTGGGAGTTCTGTTAGCAGCAATGTAAGCACACTGAGTCACTATACAGAAAGTGTGGGAAGTGGAGAAATGGGAGCACCTACTGTGGTACAGCAGCAAGCATTTCAAGGTGTGGGTCCGCAGCAGATGGATTttagcagtgctgctcctccagcaaTTCCAGCATCTAGTATACCACAGAGTGTTTCTCAATCACAGCTTGCACAAGTCCAGCTGCATTCTCAAGAAGTAAACTATCCACAGCAGAAGCCAGGGGTCCAACCTCCTGCACAGGCCAGTCTAACCACTGTTACTGGGGTTCAGCCAGCCCCAGTTAATATACTAGGTGTATCCCCATCTCTGGGCCACCAGCAACCTGCCCTTCAGAGTATGGCTCAACAGCAGCTGCCGTATTCGCAGCCGGCGCAGCCTGTGCAGACTTTGCCAGTGGTGCAGCAGCAGTTGCAGTAcggacagcagcagcaacagcagccagTTCCTACGCAGATGGCCGCGGGTCACGTTAAGGCGGTGAACCAAAACTCTGTCACAGGAGCTATGCCAGACTACATTCAACATCAGCAGATCCTTCAgactccagcccctgccatgcaGCCAAGTTCTACAGGAGTAGGAGCTGGGCAACCGGTTCCTGTTGCCCAGGCACAGGGCATGCAGCCTTCAGTGCAAGcacatccagctgctgccccagctcagcctgttGCACATGCTCCAGCAGCAATACCAGGTGTAGCTGCCAGTGGTCAAATGCTAAATGTTGGGCAGCAAGGAAGTGTAGCTGCTGTGGTGCAACCACCATCTGCTGCAAACCAAATTCCACCTCCAGTTATGCCATCAACGGCTGCTCCTCCATCTTCCCAAGTAGTGCAGCCTGTGCAGACAGGAATAATGCAGCAAGGATTACAGGCTAGCGCTGCAGGCCTTCCTCAGCAAATGGTCATTGCTCAGCAAAACACCTTGTTACCACAGGCACAAGGAGTGGAATCTGTAGTCCAAGGGATGactggccagcagctgcctgcgGTAAGCCCTATACCCTCTGCTAGTACTGTTCCTGCTCCAAGTCAAGCTGGTTCAGCTGTGCCTCCTGGCATACCTTCTGCTTCTGTAGGTTTGGGACAGCCACAGAATATAGCACAGGCTTCGGCTGTGCAGAATGGCAGCTTGGCTCAAAGTGTTAGTCAGCCTCCCTTGATATCAACAAGTATAGGTATGCCAGTGGCACAGAGTGTGCCACAGCAGATGCCATTAAGTTCTACCCAGTTCCCTGCACAATCACTAGCTCAGTCCATTGTAAGCCAAATCGAAGATGGCAGACGCCCTACAGAACCTTCCTTGGCGGGTTTACCTCAAGCTGCCAGCGTTGAGAGTGGTGGTGGAGCATCGGCCGCTTCAGATGGCGGTAGCAGCAGCATGCCGTCCTCGGCGTCCCTCTTCCCGCTGAAGGTGCTGCCCTTGACAACGCCTCTTGTAGATGGTGAGGATGAGAG